A single Chryseobacterium sp. DNA region contains:
- a CDS encoding RHS repeat-associated core domain-containing protein, giving the protein MYKQCKIFYVKIIRFNPALREVVDNNTYYPFGMLFDHNIQANSSNAYKYKYNGKELQETGMYDYGARMYMPDIGRWGVIDNKAEKYFSMSPYTYAGNNPIAFMDPDGNELILSFATDTARKSYEDLVSASLGGKYSATYTKIEGTDTYKVTLNMVNKDVSLTKEQQAFYDSYNEVITTKEVVSQDLVENDKSVVVGSFQTGEIDMADVLEFDKVGKGGTSSAGAITHEHIEQLEKAKMGLKKGDIGKTETDAAGNTTYTDFNKAHAKAFKKEGKVNGNERIETEGPMSIKVFQEKDKTKTNQAIWKNDTTGGITVKKTKLP; this is encoded by the coding sequence ATATACAAACAATGCAAAATCTTTTATGTAAAAATAATTAGATTTAACCCCGCTCTCAGAGAAGTAGTTGATAACAATACTTATTATCCTTTCGGAATGCTGTTCGATCATAATATTCAGGCAAATAGTTCGAATGCTTATAAATATAAGTACAACGGAAAGGAGTTGCAGGAGACTGGAATGTATGATTATGGAGCCAGAATGTATATGCCGGATATTGGACGGTGGGGTGTAATAGACAATAAAGCAGAAAAATATTTTTCAATGTCACCTTATACCTATGCTGGAAATAATCCAATTGCTTTTATGGATCCAGACGGGAATGAATTAATTCTTTCGTTTGCAACTGATACGGCACGGAAATCCTACGAAGATTTAGTGAGTGCTTCACTTGGAGGTAAATATTCCGCAACTTACACAAAAATAGAAGGTACAGATACATATAAGGTAACTCTTAATATGGTTAATAAAGATGTTTCTTTAACCAAAGAACAACAGGCTTTCTATGATAGCTATAATGAGGTCATTACCACAAAAGAAGTTGTTAGTCAAGATTTAGTAGAAAATGACAAATCAGTTGTGGTTGGTAGCTTTCAAACAGGAGAGATTGATATGGCAGATGTTTTAGAATTTGACAAAGTTGGAAAAGGAGGTACAAGTAGTGCTGGAGCTATAACTCATGAGCATATTGAGCAGCTGGAAAAAGCTAAAATGGGACTCAAAAAAGGTGACATAGGAAAAACAGAAACAGATGCTGCCGGAAATACCACATATACCGATTTTAATAAGGCTCATGCAAAAGCTTTTAAGAAAGAGGGTAAAGTAAATGGAAATGAAAGAATAGAAACTGAAGGACCAATGAGTATCAAAGTATTCCAGGAGAAAGATAAAACCAAAACTAATCAAGCTATTTGGAAAAACGATACTACTGGAGGGATAACAGTTAAAAAAACAAAATTGCCATAG
- a CDS encoding RHS repeat-associated core domain-containing protein codes for MEVNNYYPFGLLHNYTATTQNAYQYKYQGQELQETGFYSFKWRNYMPDLGRFFNIDPLSEKYSYQSHYNFSENRVVDGRELEGLEWVASRNLENKTVDLHLTYKPVNNTAGALSNSQMSTLLQEREAQIVSSFGGKDASGNQVNITFSQSDKSTMVWDYNIAYDTNNVDDFKGVDENGSYLIQTMTNGMTDNNDNTQKNRTQINVFTTKGLDVNEKTGQLNFDNKNRSDVAKTGAHETGHTLGIKHSDKATLKSTPDNLMREGGPGTKITPEQRTNAINLVEEQQKPR; via the coding sequence GTGGAAGTGAATAATTATTATCCTTTTGGGTTACTGCATAATTATACAGCTACCACTCAGAATGCGTATCAGTATAAGTACCAAGGACAAGAGTTACAAGAGACCGGTTTTTACTCATTTAAATGGAGAAATTACATGCCTGACTTGGGAAGATTCTTTAATATTGATCCTCTTTCTGAAAAGTATTCTTATCAGTCACATTATAACTTTTCTGAAAATAGAGTTGTTGATGGTAGAGAATTAGAAGGCCTGGAATGGGTAGCAAGTAGAAATTTAGAAAACAAAACTGTTGATTTACATCTTACGTACAAGCCTGTAAATAATACGGCAGGAGCTCTTTCTAATTCACAAATGTCTACACTGCTTCAAGAACGTGAGGCTCAAATTGTTTCTTCTTTTGGTGGAAAAGATGCTAGCGGAAATCAGGTTAATATTACTTTTAGCCAGAGTGATAAATCTACTATGGTTTGGGATTATAACATTGCTTATGACACTAATAATGTAGATGATTTTAAAGGAGTGGATGAAAATGGTTCTTACCTGATTCAAACTATGACTAATGGAATGACAGATAACAATGATAATACTCAGAAGAATAGAACTCAGATTAATGTTTTTACTACGAAAGGATTGGATGTTAATGAAAAAACAGGTCAATTAAATTTTGACAATAAAAATAGATCTGATGTTGCTAAAACAGGAGCTCATGAAACAGGTCATACTTTAGGAATAAAGCATAGTGATAAGGCAACTTTAAAATCCACTCCGGATAATTTAATGCGAGAGGGCGGTCCTGGAACGAAAATAACTCCAGAACAAAGGACTAATGCCATAAACTTAGTAGAAGAACAACAAAAGCCAAGATAA
- a CDS encoding DUF6443 domain-containing protein, producing the protein MKKIMIPMSGLLITGLAHAQANPSTAENYVYTKTYLSDPTLANPKTSEMVQYFDGLGRPKQVVNVKSSPLGRDVVTHFEYDDFGRQVKEFLPVPQQETQNGAIYTSPLTNASRPDLYSQEKIYSEKVLENSPLDRIRQQIQVGNAWSDKPVKFDYDANLHEDYVRKYETSTSWLEGRTQSNVQLLQYFGAGQLYKNMVTDEDGNKTIEFKNGRGQLLLVRKVLSAAQNADTYYVYNEYDQLSFVIPPLASAPTVEPAAVENLYYQYRYDGRNRLVEKKLPGKGWEYMVYDQAERLIMTQDANMREKSKWLITQYDPFGRVAYTGIIAGGSRSSMQSQAGNLIIVENRSSTGFTKNGMPVQYSNGYFFDIETVLSVNYYDTYPQYNFNPSFPTTIQGRPTLTDTPSSAGRSTKGLPVMSLVKNIEDDSWSKTYTYYDDKARVIGTHSINHLGGYTRTESLLDFAGVPQTVITKHKRLNTDTERIITESFTYDDQNRLLVHKHKVDSNPDEILARNQYNELSQLESKKVGGIHSATPLQTIDYRYNIRGWMTQINDPSILGNDLFGYKINYNTVEGLETPDALDPSLKVLPQYNGNIAEVSWKTLTQENEPLKRYGYVYDSLNRLSAGFYQQSGSEASGEYFEKMEYDLNGNITRLKRSEGVLSGNTFATVIDNLKYDYTGNRLNKITDEQQNPLGYPYITTPNTLEYDNGSADGNGNMTGHADKGISSIQYNYLNLPKQITQNSKVTHYTYRADGVKVKKLFGDIETDYLDGFQYKSTKPSEEGTGEVMTLPDPNEVAVMKLRIIPTSEGYYDALSNLYIYNFTDHLGNIRLSYTDTNKDGIIQPRQYFVQQCSGNYNPPFELPICIDYWKPERLWK; encoded by the coding sequence ATGAAAAAAATAATGATTCCAATGAGTGGTTTGCTGATAACCGGGTTGGCCCATGCCCAGGCCAATCCGAGCACTGCAGAAAATTACGTTTATACCAAAACATACCTCTCAGACCCTACACTTGCCAATCCCAAAACCTCAGAAATGGTTCAGTATTTTGACGGCCTGGGAAGACCCAAGCAGGTCGTGAATGTCAAATCCTCGCCATTGGGCAGAGATGTGGTGACTCATTTTGAATATGACGATTTTGGAAGACAGGTAAAAGAATTTTTACCCGTTCCCCAGCAGGAGACTCAAAACGGAGCAATTTACACCTCTCCATTAACCAATGCTTCCCGGCCGGATCTCTATAGCCAGGAAAAGATTTATTCTGAAAAAGTTTTGGAAAACTCACCATTGGACAGGATCCGGCAGCAGATCCAGGTAGGAAATGCCTGGAGTGATAAACCCGTTAAATTTGACTATGATGCCAATCTCCATGAAGATTACGTGAGAAAGTACGAAACCAGCACCAGCTGGCTTGAAGGCAGGACTCAAAGCAATGTCCAGCTGCTTCAGTATTTTGGAGCAGGACAGCTGTATAAAAACATGGTTACTGATGAAGACGGCAACAAAACCATAGAATTCAAAAACGGCAGAGGACAGCTTTTGTTAGTGAGAAAAGTACTGAGCGCTGCCCAAAATGCAGATACGTACTATGTTTACAATGAATATGACCAGCTGTCCTTTGTAATCCCTCCACTGGCTTCCGCTCCCACTGTGGAACCGGCTGCCGTAGAAAACCTGTATTATCAGTACCGCTATGACGGGAGAAACCGTTTGGTAGAGAAAAAACTGCCTGGAAAAGGCTGGGAATATATGGTGTATGATCAGGCGGAGAGGCTTATCATGACCCAGGATGCCAATATGCGGGAGAAAAGCAAATGGCTGATTACCCAATATGACCCATTCGGGAGAGTGGCTTATACAGGGATCATTGCCGGAGGAAGCAGAAGCAGCATGCAGTCCCAGGCAGGGAATCTCATAATAGTGGAGAACAGGAGCAGTACAGGATTTACCAAAAACGGGATGCCGGTTCAGTACAGCAATGGATATTTTTTTGATATTGAAACGGTTTTAAGTGTCAACTATTATGATACTTATCCGCAATACAATTTCAATCCCTCTTTCCCAACCACCATTCAGGGCAGGCCTACCTTAACCGATACCCCTTCATCAGCAGGAAGAAGCACCAAAGGCCTACCCGTGATGAGTTTGGTAAAGAATATCGAAGATGACAGCTGGAGCAAGACCTACACCTATTACGATGACAAAGCAAGAGTCATTGGTACCCATTCCATCAACCATCTGGGAGGCTATACCCGTACAGAATCTCTGCTGGATTTTGCAGGGGTACCACAAACTGTTATTACAAAGCATAAAAGGTTGAATACGGATACAGAAAGGATTATTACAGAAAGCTTTACGTATGATGACCAGAACAGACTTCTTGTACACAAGCATAAAGTAGACAGCAATCCGGATGAGATTCTGGCCCGGAACCAATACAATGAACTTTCCCAATTAGAGAGTAAAAAAGTAGGCGGAATACATTCAGCAACACCCTTGCAGACCATTGATTATAGGTACAATATCAGAGGGTGGATGACCCAGATCAATGATCCCTCGATTCTGGGAAATGATCTTTTCGGATATAAGATCAACTACAATACAGTTGAGGGATTAGAAACTCCCGATGCATTAGACCCTTCCCTGAAAGTGCTTCCCCAATACAATGGGAATATAGCCGAAGTGTCCTGGAAAACCTTAACTCAGGAAAATGAACCCTTAAAAAGATACGGTTACGTGTATGATTCCCTGAACAGGCTTTCCGCAGGGTTCTATCAACAATCAGGAAGTGAAGCCTCCGGAGAATATTTTGAAAAAATGGAGTATGATCTAAACGGCAATATTACCAGGCTGAAAAGATCAGAAGGCGTTTTATCCGGCAATACCTTTGCCACTGTCATAGACAATCTGAAATATGATTACACAGGAAACAGGCTGAATAAAATAACCGATGAACAGCAGAACCCTTTGGGCTATCCATATATAACCACTCCCAATACCCTTGAATATGATAATGGCAGTGCTGATGGGAATGGAAACATGACCGGTCATGCCGATAAAGGGATTTCCTCCATTCAATATAATTATTTAAATTTACCCAAACAGATTACCCAAAACTCTAAGGTCACCCATTATACCTACAGGGCAGACGGCGTAAAAGTGAAGAAGCTCTTTGGAGATATAGAAACAGATTATCTGGACGGGTTCCAGTATAAGTCTACCAAGCCTTCAGAGGAAGGAACAGGAGAAGTCATGACGCTCCCTGACCCCAATGAAGTTGCCGTAATGAAACTACGGATCATTCCTACTTCCGAAGGATATTATGATGCGCTTAGTAATTTATACATCTACAACTTTACGGATCATTTAGGCAATATAAGATTAAGCTATACGGATACCAATAAAGACGGTATTATCCAGCCAAGACAATACTTTGTCCAGCAATGCAGCGGGAACTACAACCCTCCATTTGAGCTGCCCATCTGTATTGATTATTGGAAACCTGAGAGATTGTGGAAGTGA